Part of the Streptomyces sp. NBC_01460 genome, CGGGAGCGGACCGGCCCACAGCCGCGCGACGATCGTCCGCTCCTCGTGGAGGGAGCGCGGCGGAGCCGGGGCGGGCACCCGCGCCGGGGCCCGACCGGTCCACCCTCCGCCGCGCGGTGCGCGGTGACTGCCCTGCGTATGGCCCACGACGCTCCAGGAACTCCGGCTGCCGACCCCGATGCGCGGGCACGATAGCCGAGGTTCCGTCACCGTCCCAAGTCGTACGATCACCCACCGTGTCGGGCGGGCGGGCCGGGAAGGTCAGAAGTCGAACGCCCTGGCGGTGTTGTCGTAGACGGCCGCGGCGAGAGTGTCCTCGTCGACGCCCCGCACCTCGGCCATCGCACGGAGCGTGACGGGGATGAGGTAGGGCGCGTTGGGCCGTCCGCGGTACGGGGCGGGGGTGAGGAAGGGGGCGTCCGTCTCGACGAGCACCAGCTCGGCGGGGGCGACGGCCAGGGCGTCACGGAGGGGCTGCGCGTTCTTGAAGGTGACGTTGCCCGCGAAGGACATGAAGTAGCCGGCTGCCGCGCAGACCCGTGCCATCCCGGCGTCGCCGGAGTAGCAGTGGAAGACGGTCCGCTCGGGTGCGCCCACCTCGGCGAGGATCCGCAGCACGTCCTCGTGGGCCTCGCGGTCGTGGATGACCAGGGCCTTGCCGTGCCGCTTGGCGATCTCGATGTGGGCGCGGAAGGACTCCTCCTGGGCGGCGACGCCCTCGGGGCCCGTACGGAAGAAGTCGAGGCCGGTCTCGCCGACCGCGCGTACGTGGGGGAGGGCGGCCAGCGCGTCGATCTCGGCGAGCGCCTCGTCGAGCGCCGCCCTGCCGCCCGCCTCACGGGCCTCCTGGCGGGACCAGCCTTCCGGGTCCCCGTGCACGATGCGCGGTGCCTCGTTGGGGTGCAGCGCCACGGCGGCGTGCACGGACGGGTGGGCGGCCGCGGTCTCGGCGGCCCAGCGCGAGCCCTTCACGTCGCAGCCCACCTGGACGACGGCGGTCACGTTGACCGCCGCGGCGCGGGCCAGGCCCTCCTCGACGGTTCCGTCCTGCATGTCCAGGTGGGTGTGCGAATCGGCGACCGGAACCCTGAGGGGTTCGGGGAGCGGAGGGGCGTCGGTACGGCTCATGCCCACGACTCTACGAGGGCACGAGCCCTTGCTCACCGCCGGCAGGTGAGACGCTCACCGCAGGTAGGCGCGCTCACCGCCGGTGGAAGGGGCGCAGCAGGTCGGACAGCTGCCAGTGGTGCGCGTCGGGCCCCGCGGGCGCCACGGCGGTGGCGGCGATCCTGTCCGCCGCGGCCTCCGGGGGCGCGGCCTTCTGGGGCTGGAGCAGCCGCTGGACGGAGGAGACCCGGCCGGCGCGCATGATCCGGACCACATGGCCGCCGCAGTTGGTGCAGGTCGGGGTGGACAGCGGTGAGGGGACCCGCTCCCCGTCCGCCTTGTACACGACGAAGGCGTTGCCCGAGCCGTCGACGTGGTGCTCTATCTCGTAGGCCTGTTCCCAGCCGTGTCCACACCGCATGCAGGCGAAGGCGTACGCCTCGTGCACGGTGGTTGCTGCGATGTCACTCATGCCTGCTCCTCTTGTCCGATGGACAAGCACTCCGGACAAGCACTCCGGATGATGCGTCCCACATCAAGTGGACGCCTTCACCCGGGGGCGGCGCACCAGGTCTGCCGAGTGTTGGAACGGTTTTGGCCGATCCGTGGGCAAAGGGCCCGTTACGCGGCTCGCGCTTTACATTTCAGGCTAGTCCTTTGCCCTGCTCCTGGCCGGTCCGAGCCGCGTTCTTTGCCGCGACCACCGCATCGAACACCTCGCGCTTGGGCAGCCCGGCCTCGGCGGCGACGGCCGCGATCGCCTCCTTGCGCCGCTCCCCCGCCTCCTCGCGCACCTGCACCCTGCGCACCAGCTCCTCGGCGTCCAGTTCCTCGCCGGATTCCGTGGCGCCCTCGACCACGACGGTGATCTCCCCGCGCACGCCCTCGGCCGCCCAGACCGCCAGGTCGCCGAGCGGGCCGCGCTTCACTTCCTCGTACGTCTTGGTCAGCTCGCGGCAGACGGCGGCCCTGCGGTCGGCCCCGAAGACCTCGGCCATCGCGGCCAGGGTGTCGTCCAGCCGGTGCGGGGCCTCGAAGAAGACCATCGTGCGGCGCTCGTCCGCGACCTCGCGCAGCTTCCCGAGCCGCTCGCCCGCCTTGCGCGGCAGGAAGCCCTCGAAGCAGAAGCGGTCCACGGGCAGCGCGGACAGCGCGAGCGCGGTGAGCACGGCCGACGGGCCGGGCACGGCGGTGACCTTGATGTCCTGCTCCACGGCGGCGGCGACGAGCCGGTACCCGGGGTCGGAGACGGACGGCATCCCGGCGTCGGTGACGAGCAGGACGCGCGCCCCGCCGGCCAGCGCCTCGACGAGCTCGGGGGTGCGCGCCGACTCGTTGCCCTCGAAGTAGGACACGACACGCCCCGTCGTGTGGATGCCCAGCGCCTGGGTGAGCCGGCGCAGCCGCCGGGTGTCCTCGGCGGCCACGACGTCGGCCGTCTCCAGCTCGGCGGCGAGCCGTGGCGGGGCGTCCGCCACGTCGCCGATGGGGGTCCCTGCGAGTACGAGCGTTCCAGTCGTTCCAGTCACATGGGCCATCCTCCCAGCACGGGCGGCACCACTCGCACAGATGCGTTCCCTACGATGGCGCGGTGACGAGTACTGCGCCCGAGGCCCAGCAGGGCAACGACGCCGGGGACCAGACCGGTGACCAGCCGCCTTCCTGGCAACAGCGGCTGCGCCGCTTCGGCCATGCCCCGCGGCCGGAGACGGGGCTGCGCGAGCGCCTGGTCCCGCCCTACACCCGCCCCGGCCGCCAGTTCTGGGACGTGCTCGCCGTGCCGCCGGCCCTCGCCGGCCACCTGGTGCGCTGGTCCGCCTGGGGCGGGCCGCTGCTGGTCGCCCTGGTGGCCGGGGTGCTGCGGTTCTGGAACCTGGGCAGCCCGAAGGCGGTGATATTCGACGAGACGTACTACGCCAAGGACGCCTGGGCGCTGATCAACCAGGGGTACGAGGGTTCCTGGCCCAAGGACATCGACAAGCAGATCCTCTCGGACCCGTCGTCGGTGGACATCCCGGTGGACCCGGGCTATGTCGTCCATCCGCCGGTCGGCAAGTGGATCATCGGGATCGGTGAACAGCTCTTCGGCTTCACCCCGTTCGGCTGGCGCTTCATGGTGGCGGTACTCGGCACCGTCTCGGTCCTGATGCTCTGCCGGATCGGCCGCAGGCTGTTCCGCTCGACGTTCCTGGGCTGCCTGGCGGGCACCCTGCTGGCCGTGGACGGGCTGCACTTCGTGATGAGCCGCACCGCGCTGCTCGACCTGGTGCTGATGTTCTTCGTGCTGGCGGCCTTCGGCTGTCTCCTCGCCGACCGCGACCGGTCCCGCCGCAAGCTGGCCGCCGCGCTCCCCGTCGACGAGGAGGGGCTGCTGCGCCCGGACGCGCACGTCGCCGAGACGCTCCGCCTCGGGTGGCGCCCGTGGCGGATCGCGGCCGGCCTGATGCTCGGCCTGGCCTTCGCCACGAAGTGGAACGGGCTCTACATCCTGGCGGCGTTCGGCGTGATGGCGGTGCTCTGGGACGTCGGCGCACGCCGCACGGCGGGCGCCGTGCAGCCCTACCGGGCGGTGCTCCTGCGGGACCTGCTGCCCGCGTTCGTCTCCACCGTGCCGGTCGCGATCGGCACGTACCTCGTCTCGTGGACCGGGTGGATCGTCACGGACAAGGGCTACTACCGCAACTGGGCGGCCACCGAGGGCAAGGGCGGCAGCTGGACCTGGCTCCCGGACTGGCTGCGGAGCCTGTGGCACTACGAGTACCAGGTGTACGAGTTCCACGTCGGCCTGACCTCCGGCCACACCTACCAGTCCAACCCGTGGAGCTGGATCGTCCTGGGCCGGCCCGTCTCGTACTTCTACGAGGAGCAGACCGGCTGCCTCACCTCCGGGACGAGCAAGTGCGCCCGCGAGGTCCTGGCCCTCGGCACCCCCCTCCTGTGGTGGGCGGCGTGCGTGGCCCTGCTGTACGTCCTGTGGCGCTGGTTCTTCCGCCGCGACTGGCGGGCGGGCGCGATCGTGTGCGGGGTGGCGGCGGGCTGGGTGCCCTGGTTCTTCTACCAGGAGCGGACGATCTTCCTCTTCTACGCGGTCGTGTTCGTGCCGTTCCTCTG contains:
- a CDS encoding TatD family hydrolase, with the protein product MSRTDAPPLPEPLRVPVADSHTHLDMQDGTVEEGLARAAAVNVTAVVQVGCDVKGSRWAAETAAAHPSVHAAVALHPNEAPRIVHGDPEGWSRQEAREAGGRAALDEALAEIDALAALPHVRAVGETGLDFFRTGPEGVAAQEESFRAHIEIAKRHGKALVIHDREAHEDVLRILAEVGAPERTVFHCYSGDAGMARVCAAAGYFMSFAGNVTFKNAQPLRDALAVAPAELVLVETDAPFLTPAPYRGRPNAPYLIPVTLRAMAEVRGVDEDTLAAAVYDNTARAFDF
- a CDS encoding dolichyl-phosphate-mannose--protein mannosyltransferase encodes the protein MTSTAPEAQQGNDAGDQTGDQPPSWQQRLRRFGHAPRPETGLRERLVPPYTRPGRQFWDVLAVPPALAGHLVRWSAWGGPLLVALVAGVLRFWNLGSPKAVIFDETYYAKDAWALINQGYEGSWPKDIDKQILSDPSSVDIPVDPGYVVHPPVGKWIIGIGEQLFGFTPFGWRFMVAVLGTVSVLMLCRIGRRLFRSTFLGCLAGTLLAVDGLHFVMSRTALLDLVLMFFVLAAFGCLLADRDRSRRKLAAALPVDEEGLLRPDAHVAETLRLGWRPWRIAAGLMLGLAFATKWNGLYILAAFGVMAVLWDVGARRTAGAVQPYRAVLLRDLLPAFVSTVPVAIGTYLVSWTGWIVTDKGYYRNWAATEGKGGSWTWLPDWLRSLWHYEYQVYEFHVGLTSGHTYQSNPWSWIVLGRPVSYFYEEQTGCLTSGTSKCAREVLALGTPLLWWAACVALLYVLWRWFFRRDWRAGAIVCGVAAGWVPWFFYQERTIFLFYAVVFVPFLCLAVTMMIGALLGPASGTSTGHGLGLEKTDPTGERRRTLGAIAAGVLVLLIVWNFVYFWPLYTGTSIPDTSWRDRMWLDTWV
- the rsmI gene encoding 16S rRNA (cytidine(1402)-2'-O)-methyltransferase, whose amino-acid sequence is MAHVTGTTGTLVLAGTPIGDVADAPPRLAAELETADVVAAEDTRRLRRLTQALGIHTTGRVVSYFEGNESARTPELVEALAGGARVLLVTDAGMPSVSDPGYRLVAAAVEQDIKVTAVPGPSAVLTALALSALPVDRFCFEGFLPRKAGERLGKLREVADERRTMVFFEAPHRLDDTLAAMAEVFGADRRAAVCRELTKTYEEVKRGPLGDLAVWAAEGVRGEITVVVEGATESGEELDAEELVRRVQVREEAGERRKEAIAAVAAEAGLPKREVFDAVVAAKNAARTGQEQGKGLA